In one window of bacterium DNA:
- a CDS encoding ribose-phosphate diphosphokinase, translating into MRDDRITLLGGSGSPSLTRNICDYLEIVPAQSSVRKFSEGNIFVKIEENVRGRDVYLLQSTAAPVNDNFMELLFWIDACKRASAASVTAIIPWFSYSKGDKKDEPRVSIRARVCADAIETAGADRVVTVDLHAAQIQGFFRIPVDDLRAAPLLCSALEAEVRGPAVIVSPDAGFAKRARIFADRLGLPLAIAEKQRAAHDEKASVGGIIGDVAGKTAILVDDFTISAGTLISAADRLLEHGASRVLAAVTHGVFASDTIRRIDESRIEKLFITDTVEPAQSHQSGKITICSIAPLIGEAIRRIHTRQSISVLFES; encoded by the coding sequence CTGACCCGCAACATCTGCGACTACCTGGAGATCGTCCCCGCTCAAAGCAGCGTGCGGAAATTTTCTGAAGGCAATATTTTCGTGAAAATCGAAGAGAATGTCCGGGGACGGGATGTCTATCTGCTTCAGTCCACCGCAGCCCCAGTCAACGATAATTTCATGGAGCTGCTGTTCTGGATAGACGCCTGCAAACGCGCGAGCGCCGCGAGTGTGACAGCCATCATCCCGTGGTTCAGCTACTCAAAGGGGGACAAGAAAGACGAACCCAGAGTATCGATCAGGGCGCGCGTCTGTGCCGATGCAATCGAAACCGCCGGCGCTGACCGTGTGGTTACCGTGGATCTCCACGCTGCGCAGATCCAGGGTTTCTTTCGCATCCCCGTCGACGACCTGCGTGCCGCTCCCCTGCTCTGTTCGGCTCTCGAAGCGGAAGTCCGCGGTCCCGCCGTCATCGTCTCGCCCGATGCCGGATTTGCAAAACGCGCCCGAATCTTTGCCGACCGCCTTGGTCTTCCCCTGGCAATCGCGGAGAAACAGCGTGCTGCACATGACGAAAAGGCGTCAGTAGGTGGTATCATCGGGGATGTTGCCGGGAAGACGGCCATTCTGGTCGACGATTTCACCATCAGTGCCGGCACACTGATTTCAGCAGCAGACCGGCTGCTCGAACATGGAGCCAGCCGCGTGCTCGCTGCAGTCACCCATGGCGTATTCGCATCAGATACCATTCGCCGCATCGACGAAAGCCGCATCGAGAAGCTCTTCATCACCGACACCGTCGAGCCAGCGCAGTCCCACCAAAGCGGAAAAATCACCATCTGCAGCATCGCCCCGCTCATCGGCGAAGCCATACGCAGAATCCACACCCGCCAGAGCATCAGTGTGCTGTTTGAGAGTTAA
- the rfbB gene encoding dTDP-glucose 4,6-dehydratase has translation MPERNLSPNTFTPTSLLITGGAGFIGSNFVRTYIESHPDVKVTVLDALTYAGNLENLADLEGRFSFVKADITDAEAVRKALAEHAVDAVVHFAAESHVDRSILGPMVFTQTNVLGTHVMLEESRRHGIMRFLHISTDEVYGSLGPEGSFTEASPIDPTSPYAASKAASDLVVQSYIKTFDFPALITRCSNNYGPWQFPEKLIPLMLINAMNDKPLPVYGDGMNVRDWIHTRDHSLAAMQVLHNGTPGEVYNVGSSNEWPNIDIVKLILKTLGKPESLITFVKDRPAHDRRYAIDSSKIARDLNWKASVPFDEGIAETIAWYQQNEQWWKRVMSGEYVKYYEQQYASR, from the coding sequence ATGCCTGAACGCAACTTGAGCCCAAACACTTTCACCCCGACTTCCCTCCTCATTACCGGCGGAGCGGGATTTATCGGCAGTAATTTTGTCCGCACCTATATAGAGAGCCATCCGGATGTGAAGGTTACGGTGCTGGATGCGCTGACATATGCGGGGAACCTGGAGAATCTGGCGGACCTTGAGGGACGCTTCTCTTTCGTGAAGGCGGATATAACGGATGCGGAGGCGGTGCGGAAAGCGCTGGCGGAGCATGCGGTGGATGCAGTGGTGCACTTTGCGGCGGAGTCGCATGTGGATCGCAGCATTCTGGGTCCCATGGTCTTCACGCAGACGAACGTGCTGGGCACGCATGTAATGCTCGAGGAGAGCCGACGCCACGGAATTATGCGCTTTCTGCATATTTCCACGGATGAGGTGTATGGTTCGCTCGGACCCGAGGGCAGTTTCACCGAAGCGTCGCCCATCGATCCCACCTCCCCCTATGCGGCGTCGAAGGCGGCGTCGGACCTGGTGGTGCAGTCGTACATCAAGACCTTCGACTTCCCGGCACTCATCACGCGCTGCTCGAACAACTACGGTCCCTGGCAGTTCCCCGAAAAGCTCATTCCCCTCATGCTCATCAATGCGATGAACGACAAGCCGCTGCCGGTGTATGGCGACGGGATGAATGTGCGGGACTGGATTCACACGCGCGACCACTCGCTGGCGGCTATGCAGGTTCTGCATAATGGCACGCCGGGCGAGGTCTACAATGTGGGCTCGAGCAACGAGTGGCCCAACATCGACATCGTGAAGCTGATTTTGAAGACGCTCGGCAAGCCCGAGTCGCTCATCACCTTCGTGAAAGATCGTCCCGCCCACGACCGCCGCTACGCCATCGACTCCTCCAAAATCGCCCGCGACCTGAACTGGAAAGCCTCCGTGCCCTTCGATGAAGGCATCGCTGAAACCATCGCATGGTACCAGCAGAATGAGCAGTGGTGGAAGCGTGTGATGAGTGGGGAATACGTGAAATACTACGAACAACAATATGCATCCCGATAG